From the Saccharomycodes ludwigii strain NBRC 1722 chromosome I, whole genome shotgun sequence genome, one window contains:
- a CDS encoding uncharacterized protein (similar to Saccharomyces cerevisiae YBL029W | non-essential protein of unknown function), whose translation MLYPYTKESNLLGIVQDFGYNNEFDPLSYRLDWEDNIAANTTTTTTNTTTTTTNNNQVYGGLFITTVHDTDVDTGRVGDGDNLKIGLKTPLSNMSNNNCSNNINSTQESPFLSNELLFLENHINDNTVTAGTVPKFRYQSNVHTDTLNIQNTDLFFGNCKNNFNPTTGIEEPDISPNNSNLDVSQNNSKNDLFSSVPSPTLTPLDVISICSFHSSNQNNSPSYNKNTNTNKNTHADSKRLNDNYTSGGLNELDNEFIFQFKDLETSFSDITSNNNPLYINDTNDNNILFLDSRSNTTGSDSLKSPKSIYSLELSPPNANRKKIRRKKSKKKATGNVNNTNETSNDTKSKSVGTKSKKIIFGDNGAFKKVSDSRLSAEGLAQVLKLKSAEEARNREKIILNILEKDLHFPLGYKTWVRDTTKEERDFILSGLHSKLQLIYPEYDKPIIETVIRRATYYMMQSRLRRERRAKQKQRLLSEISDHDDTDDKKMKEN comes from the coding sequence ATGTTATATCCATATACCAAAGAATCTAACTTATTAGGAATAGTCCAGGATTTCggttataataatgaatttGATCCATTGTCCTATCGGTTGGACTGGGAAGACAATATTGCTGCCAACACAACCACAACCACCACCAACACCaccactactactactaataacaacCAAGTTTATGGTGGCTTATTCATAACAACGGTACATGATACAGACGTCGATACTGGTCGTGTTGGTGATGGTGATAACTTAAAAATAGGATTAAAAACCCCGCTAAGTAATATgagcaacaacaattgtagtaacaatattaaCAGTACACAAGAGTCTCCATTTTTATCCAACGAActgttatttttggaaaaccATATAAATGACAATACCGTTACTGCTGGCACAGTACCAAAGTTTCGATATCAGTCTAATGTCCATACTGATACCCTGAATATCCAAAATactgatttattttttggaaattgtaaaaataatttcaatCCAACAACAGGTATAGAAGAACCTGATATTTCTCCAAATAACAGTAATTTGGATGTTAGccaaaataatagtaaaaatgatttatttagtaGTGTACCTTCACCAACTTTAACCCCGTTGGACGTTATTTCGATATGCAGTTTTCATTCCagtaatcaaaataattcaCCCAGTTATAACAAGAACACTAAcactaataaaaacacaCACGCCGATAGCAAGCGTCTTAACGACAACTACACAAGTGGGGGTCTAAACGAACTGGATaatgaatttattttccaattcaaAGATTTGGAAACTAGTTTTAGCGATATCACTTCAAATAACAATCCACTCTACATCAATGACACCAATGACAATAACATACTTTTCTTAGATAGTAGAAGCAATACAACTGGCAGTGATAGCCTAAAATCACCAAAGTCCATATATTCTCTAGAATTATCTCCTCCTAATGCCAATCGCAAAAAAATTAGGAGgaaaaaatccaaaaaaaaagccacCGGTAACGTTAACAATACCAACGAGACCTCTAATGACACCAAGAGTAAAAGCGTCGGCACcaagtcaaaaaaaattatctttGGTGATAATGGAGCTTTCAAAAAAGTTTCCGACTCAAGATTATCAGCAGAAGGCTTAGCTCAAGTGTTGAAACTGAAAAGCGCAGAAGAAGCTAGAAATAGGGAGAAAATCATTTTAAAcatattagaaaaagatttgCATTTTCCATTAGGTTACAAAACTTGGGTTAGAGACACTACcaaagaagaaagagaTTTTATATTGTCAGGCTTACATAGTAAGTTGCAATTAATTTACCCGGAATATGATAAGCCAATTATAGAAACTGTTATTAGACGAGCTACCTACTATATGATGCAGAGCAGATTACGCAGAGAAAGGAGAGCTAAGCAAAAGCAGCGGTTATTATCTGAAATTAGTGATCATGATGACactgatgataaaaaaatgaaggaaaattaa
- a CDS encoding uncharacterized protein (similar to Saccharomyces cerevisiae YBL030C | PET9 | PETite (paralog of YBR085W | AAC3)): MEKQESNFLIDFLMGGISAAISKTANAPMERVKLLIQNQDEMIKQGTLDRSYTGIAECFKRTAAQEGIVSFWRGNTATVIRCFAIQALNFVFKDNIRTAFNFKKEEGYGKWFAGNLAAGGVAGALSLLFVYSLDYARIRLATDSKSVKNDGKRQFNGLIDVYKKTLASDGFAGLYRGFVPSVIGIIVYRGLYFGLYDSLKPAVLTGSLEGSFLASFLLAWVVTISASTASYPLDTVRARMMMTSGQAVKYAGALDCFKKIVAAEGVSTLFKGCGVNILKGVAGAVFISFYYQLQMIMFGKKYK, from the coding sequence atggaaaagcAGGAATCTAACTTTTTAATCGACTTTTTAATGGGTGGTATCTCCGCCGCGATTTCAAAGACTGCCAATGCTCCAATGGAAAGAGTCAAGTTATTGATCCAAAATCAAGATGAAATGATCAAGCAAGGTACTTTGGACAGAAGTTATACCGGTATTGCTGAATGTTTTAAGAGAACTGCTGCCCAAGAAGgtattgtttctttttggaGAGGTAACACTGCCACTGTTATTCGTTGCTTCGCAATTCAAGCTTTAAACTTTGTCTTCAAAGATAATATCAGGACTGCTTTTAACTTCAAGAAGGAAGAAGGTTATGGTAAATGGTTTGCTGGTAACTTGGCTGCTGGTGGTGTTGCCGGTGCCTTGTCTTTGTTGTTTGTCTATTCTTTGGATTATGCTAGAATTAGATTGGCTACTGACTCCAAATCTGTCAAGAACGATGGTAAACGTCAATTCAACGGTTTAATTGATGTTTACAAGAAGACTTTGGCTTCTGATGGTTTTGCTGGTTTGTATAGAGGTTTTGTTCCATctgttattggtattattgtttacaGAGGTTTATACTTTGGTTTGTATGATTCTTTGAAACCAGCTGTTTTGACTGGTTCCTTAGAAGGTTCCTTCCTTGCTTCTTTCTTGCTAGCTTGGGTTGTTACTATTAGTGCTTCTACTGCTTCTTATCCACTGGACACTGTTAGAGCAAGAATGATGATGACTTCTGGTCAAGCTGTTAAATATGCTGGTGCCTTGGACTGTTTCAAGAAAATTGTTGCTGCTGAAGGTGTTTCCACCTTGTTTAAAGGTTGTGGTGTTAACATCTTGAAAGGTGTTGCTGGTGccgtttttatttccttttattatcaattgcAAATGATCATGTTCGGtaagaaatataaatga
- a CDS encoding uncharacterized protein (similar to Saccharomyces cerevisiae YBL029C-A | protein of unknown function) — protein sequence MNYLPTFKEKVYESDLDVADRYKNFYCPHCHNFSVVPVHRKAFMALLWVPLFPLGGGSYLKCPLCNWIQEYKNEQQLVTVAKEQEHIKKQHHIPTDL from the coding sequence ATGAATTACCTTCCAacatttaaagaaaaagtttatgAATCTGACTTAGATGTGGCAGACAGGtataaaaacttttattgtCCTCACTGTCATAATTTCAGCGTTGTACCAGTTCACAGAAAAGCATTTATGGCGTTATTGTGGGTTCCATTGTTTCCATTAGGTGGTGGTAGTTACTTGAAATGCCCATTATGTAATTGGATACAAGAATACAAGAATGAACAGCAATTGGTTACGGTTGCTAAAGAGCAGGAACACATTAAAAAGCAACATCATATACCGACTGATTTATGA
- a CDS encoding uncharacterized protein (similar to Saccharomyces cerevisiae YBL029C-A | protein of unknown function) produces MSFVPIIFGKKDWDNEYDLGPKYKNFYCPNCHNYCVKPVKRREFISIWFIPIFPMYFGKQLMCPICNWRQDFKDQSQLDKVAAEQVIINKQQQ; encoded by the coding sequence atgtCTTTCGTacctattatttttggtaaaAAAGATTGGGATAATGAATATGACTTAGGTcctaaatataaaaacttCTATTGTCCAAATTGTCATAATTACTGTGTGAAACCAGTAAAACGGAGAGAGTTTATAAGCATCTGGTTTATCCCGATATTCCCTATGTATTTCGGCAAACAATTGATGTGTCCTATTTGTAATTGGAGACAAGATTTTAAAGACCAATCACAGTTAGACAAAGTGGCTGCTGAACAggtaattattaataaacagcaacaataa